The following are encoded together in the Kribbella sp. CA-293567 genome:
- a CDS encoding sugar ABC transporter permease — translation MGLQSNGLSLEIVGREISGRPVPGKPRRPLGPYLLGLPALLLSCLLLVPIGVTVVAAFRRPDGSFGLANFAVMGDPAALHAVGNSLAWIAVALALVVVGFLLALVSYRLPGLSTFLQPALVIPFAVSVLVSGVTFRLIFDATPERGTVTAVWTKLFGSSPVWLGPGLFWLVLVSAFGWTWLGYVVSLFRAGLEAIPDDVSRTLTAEGVTGWRRLLALELPLLRPITGVVTLTLVIAAVRVFDLVLIVVPGPMQGDADVLGLNWWRAAGTGEPAGRTAALGVVLFAIVAAVAVIGVRGLRRRRWAMPVRVVRADPAVGRSRPSKRVRRIGWTVGFAVGLFWILPAVVLVATALHSPREAGLRGWWSLDGIGLESFAAAANAGLLRALLSTVLISTIATAVLLVIAVPTAYLVAWGGLPHWLGRLVTSSFVVLAVTPVQMYAAPLRDAIGSAGLAGSRVALALVHAAAGLPFAVLLLRSAFASAPPVLVAEALQGPARQSAVLATVQRTYRPALVAVAVLEFALVWNDFIVGFLISGPGTTPLSLVLWGEARQFSAASGTVAAAAVVASVVPVVLLLSFWPTVVRGLTVGSKP, via the coding sequence ATGGGGCTGCAGAGCAACGGCCTGTCACTCGAGATCGTCGGGCGGGAGATCAGCGGCCGCCCGGTGCCCGGCAAACCGCGGCGGCCGTTGGGGCCTTATCTGCTGGGCCTTCCGGCGTTGCTGCTGAGCTGCCTGCTGCTCGTCCCGATCGGCGTGACCGTGGTGGCGGCCTTCCGGCGGCCGGACGGCTCCTTCGGGCTGGCGAACTTCGCGGTGATGGGCGACCCGGCCGCATTACATGCCGTAGGCAACAGCCTTGCCTGGATCGCGGTGGCGCTGGCGCTGGTCGTGGTCGGCTTCCTGCTGGCGCTGGTCAGCTACCGGCTGCCGGGGTTGTCGACGTTTCTCCAACCAGCGTTGGTGATTCCGTTCGCCGTCTCGGTGCTGGTGTCGGGGGTGACGTTCCGGCTGATCTTCGACGCGACCCCTGAGCGCGGCACGGTCACCGCGGTCTGGACCAAACTGTTCGGCTCCAGCCCGGTCTGGCTGGGACCCGGACTGTTCTGGCTGGTGCTGGTTTCCGCGTTCGGCTGGACCTGGCTCGGGTACGTCGTGTCGCTGTTCCGCGCTGGGCTGGAGGCGATTCCGGACGACGTGAGCCGGACGTTGACGGCGGAGGGCGTCACCGGATGGCGCCGGCTGCTCGCGTTGGAGCTGCCGCTGCTCAGGCCGATCACTGGGGTGGTGACGCTGACGCTGGTCATCGCGGCCGTGCGGGTCTTCGACCTGGTGCTCATAGTCGTCCCCGGGCCGATGCAGGGCGACGCAGACGTGCTTGGCCTCAACTGGTGGCGAGCGGCCGGTACCGGTGAACCTGCCGGCCGTACTGCGGCGCTCGGGGTGGTGTTGTTCGCCATCGTGGCGGCGGTGGCGGTGATCGGCGTACGCGGGTTGCGGCGGCGTCGATGGGCGATGCCGGTCCGGGTGGTTCGGGCTGATCCCGCGGTGGGACGGTCGCGGCCCAGTAAGCGAGTGCGGCGGATCGGGTGGACGGTCGGGTTCGCAGTGGGCTTGTTCTGGATCCTGCCGGCCGTCGTACTGGTGGCTACTGCGCTGCACTCGCCACGTGAAGCCGGCTTGCGCGGGTGGTGGTCGCTTGACGGCATCGGGCTCGAGTCCTTTGCGGCTGCTGCCAATGCAGGGCTGCTGCGGGCACTGCTGTCGACTGTGCTGATCTCCACGATCGCCACTGCGGTACTGCTGGTGATTGCCGTTCCTACTGCGTATCTGGTGGCTTGGGGCGGGCTGCCGCACTGGCTGGGTCGGCTGGTGACTTCATCCTTCGTGGTGCTGGCTGTGACGCCGGTGCAGATGTACGCCGCTCCGCTGCGGGACGCGATCGGCTCGGCCGGCTTGGCCGGGTCTCGGGTCGCGTTGGCCTTGGTGCATGCGGCTGCTGGGTTGCCGTTCGCCGTACTGCTGCTGCGGTCGGCTTTTGCTTCAGCGCCACCGGTGCTGGTGGCAGAGGCGTTGCAGGGGCCGGCGCGGCAGAGCGCAGTACTGGCTACTGTCCAGCGGACGTATCGGCCTGCTCTGGTTGCTGTTGCCGTGTTGGAGTTCGCTCTGGTGTGGAACGACTTCATCGTCGGCTTCCTGATCAGTGGCCCCGGTACGACGCCGTTGTCGCTGGTGTTGTGGGGAGAGGCCCGGCAGTTCTCGGCAGCCAGCGGGACTGTGGCTGCTGCGGCTGTGGTGGCTTCTGTTGTGCCGGTGGTGTTGCTGTTGTCGTTCTGGCCGACTGTGGTGCGCGGGCTGACGGTGGGGAGCAAGCCGTGA
- a CDS encoding SDR family NAD(P)-dependent oxidoreductase has translation MELQLAGKRALVTGSSAGLGESVAKLLAAEGVSVVVHGRDAAKTEQVVKAIEAEGNRATFVLGDLGTDEGAAQVAATAGAVDILVNNAGYFEPARGWTDLGPADWAEMYNVNVLSSVRLIERLVPGMRERGWGRVIQIGSVVGIVPQAKQPHYSASSAARHALATSLARELKETGVTSNAVAPGGILTEVSERNLTLLGRSQGWGTTWAEIEPNLLRALAPNDIGRISRPDEIANAVVYLASPLAGSITGSTLQVDGGWYDAPAA, from the coding sequence ATGGAACTGCAACTGGCCGGGAAACGCGCGCTCGTCACCGGCTCCAGCGCCGGCCTGGGTGAGTCGGTCGCCAAACTGCTCGCGGCGGAGGGTGTCAGCGTCGTAGTGCACGGACGCGATGCCGCCAAGACCGAGCAGGTGGTGAAGGCGATCGAGGCCGAAGGCAACCGGGCGACCTTCGTGCTGGGCGATCTCGGCACCGACGAAGGAGCCGCCCAGGTCGCTGCCACGGCCGGGGCGGTGGACATCCTCGTCAACAACGCCGGGTACTTCGAGCCGGCCCGGGGCTGGACCGACCTGGGCCCGGCCGACTGGGCCGAGATGTACAACGTGAACGTGCTGTCCAGTGTCCGGTTGATCGAGCGGCTGGTGCCCGGCATGCGCGAGCGCGGCTGGGGCCGGGTGATCCAGATCGGCAGCGTGGTCGGGATCGTGCCGCAGGCGAAGCAGCCGCACTACAGCGCGAGCAGTGCGGCCCGGCACGCACTGGCGACCTCCCTGGCCAGGGAACTGAAGGAGACCGGAGTGACCTCCAACGCGGTCGCGCCCGGCGGCATCCTGACCGAGGTCAGCGAGCGCAACCTGACCTTGCTGGGCCGGTCACAGGGCTGGGGGACCACCTGGGCGGAGATCGAGCCGAACCTGCTCCGCGCCCTCGCTCCCAACGACATCGGCCGGATCAGCCGTCCGGACGAGATCGCGAACGCCGTCGTCTACCTGGCCAGCCCGC
- a CDS encoding class I SAM-dependent methyltransferase, translating into MANIAEGGIPSPNIWHHPEVYEVENRAVDPGGVIEPAMRAIRDWAGATVLDLGCGTGFHLPMFAATAGRVIGVEPHGDLAKAANLRTKKLRNVEVRKGTAQRVPVADATIDVMHARWAYFFGPGCEPGLAELDRVMRRGGTAFVIDNDGSRSTFGRWFSESYPKIEAATVERFWLSHGWQRTRLDMGWRFERREDLEAVIRIEFKPADAERFIASHTGVEVDYAINLWSKTY; encoded by the coding sequence GTGGCGAACATAGCCGAAGGCGGCATCCCCAGTCCCAACATCTGGCACCACCCGGAGGTCTACGAGGTGGAGAACCGGGCCGTCGATCCGGGCGGCGTGATCGAGCCGGCGATGCGGGCGATCCGCGACTGGGCCGGGGCGACGGTGCTCGATCTGGGCTGCGGCACCGGCTTCCACCTGCCGATGTTCGCTGCCACGGCCGGCCGGGTGATCGGGGTCGAGCCGCACGGCGACCTGGCCAAGGCGGCGAACCTGCGGACGAAGAAGCTCCGCAACGTCGAGGTGCGGAAGGGTACGGCGCAACGGGTGCCGGTCGCCGACGCGACCATCGACGTCATGCACGCGCGCTGGGCGTACTTCTTCGGGCCGGGCTGCGAGCCGGGGCTGGCCGAGCTCGACCGGGTGATGCGCCGGGGCGGGACCGCGTTCGTGATCGACAACGACGGCTCGCGGTCGACGTTCGGGCGCTGGTTCAGCGAGTCCTACCCGAAGATCGAGGCGGCCACGGTGGAGCGGTTCTGGCTCTCCCACGGCTGGCAGCGGACCCGGCTGGACATGGGCTGGCGGTTCGAGCGGCGCGAGGACCTGGAGGCGGTGATCCGGATCGAGTTCAAGCCGGCCGACGCCGAGCGGTTCATCGCCTCGCACACCGGTGTCGAGGTCGACTACGCGATCAACCTGTGGAGCAAGACGTACTGA
- the radA gene encoding DNA repair protein RadA, whose product MVKATGSTRSKAGKSPFACSECGWTTPRWIGRCGECQAWGTVAEVGAPKAARITAGPVSSPAMPIAKVSAVEAESRPTGIGELDRVLGGGVVPGAVILLAGEPGVGKSTLLLEVAAQSARRGHRTLYVSGEESAAQVRLRAGRTDALVDELFLAAETDLGAVVGQVDAVDPTFLVIDSVQTMAHPEVDGAPGGVTQVREVTGALVRLAKERNIAVVLVGHVTKDGAIAGPRMLEHLVDVVLAFDGDRHSGFRMVRATKNRFGPSDEVGCFDMVDTGIIEVSDPSGLFVSEHAEPVAGTCVTVMMEGRRPLLAEVQALVGPSAAPQPRRTTSGLESQRVAMVLAVLGNRAGLKLTDQEVYVATVGGVKITEPVADLAVAISVASSVMDKPIHPGLIAIGEVGLAGEVRRVGGLEKRLAEAARLGFTKAIIPADVPNRSKDSKPMDMQAKYGLRTFAAGDIRAALSAAGLA is encoded by the coding sequence ATGGTGAAGGCAACGGGGTCGACCAGGTCCAAGGCGGGGAAGTCACCGTTCGCGTGCAGCGAGTGCGGGTGGACGACGCCGCGGTGGATCGGGCGGTGTGGTGAGTGCCAGGCGTGGGGCACGGTGGCGGAGGTCGGGGCGCCGAAGGCTGCCCGGATCACCGCGGGTCCGGTGTCCTCGCCGGCGATGCCGATCGCCAAGGTGTCCGCGGTGGAGGCGGAGTCCCGGCCGACCGGCATCGGCGAGCTCGACCGGGTGCTCGGCGGTGGCGTCGTGCCCGGCGCGGTGATCCTGCTGGCAGGTGAGCCGGGCGTCGGCAAGTCGACGTTGCTGCTGGAGGTCGCGGCGCAATCGGCTCGGCGCGGGCATCGCACGCTGTATGTCTCGGGAGAGGAGTCGGCTGCTCAGGTCCGGCTGCGTGCGGGGCGCACGGACGCGTTGGTCGACGAGCTGTTCCTCGCCGCCGAGACCGATCTCGGTGCCGTCGTGGGTCAGGTGGACGCGGTCGATCCGACCTTCCTGGTGATCGACTCGGTGCAGACGATGGCGCACCCCGAGGTGGACGGCGCTCCCGGCGGCGTCACCCAGGTCCGCGAGGTGACCGGTGCGCTGGTCCGGCTGGCCAAGGAGCGCAACATCGCGGTCGTGCTGGTCGGCCACGTGACCAAGGACGGCGCGATCGCCGGCCCGCGGATGCTCGAGCACCTGGTCGACGTGGTGCTCGCCTTCGACGGCGACCGGCACTCCGGCTTCCGGATGGTGCGCGCGACCAAGAACCGGTTCGGCCCCTCCGACGAGGTCGGCTGCTTCGACATGGTCGACACCGGCATCATCGAGGTGAGCGACCCGTCCGGCCTGTTCGTCTCGGAGCACGCCGAGCCGGTCGCGGGCACCTGCGTGACGGTGATGATGGAGGGACGGCGGCCGCTGCTGGCCGAAGTACAGGCTCTGGTCGGCCCGTCGGCCGCGCCCCAGCCGCGGCGTACGACGTCCGGGCTGGAGTCGCAGCGGGTCGCGATGGTGCTCGCCGTGCTCGGCAACCGCGCGGGGCTGAAGCTGACCGACCAGGAGGTCTACGTCGCGACCGTCGGCGGCGTGAAGATCACCGAACCGGTCGCCGACCTCGCGGTCGCCATCTCGGTCGCCTCGTCGGTGATGGACAAGCCGATCCACCCTGGCCTGATCGCGATCGGCGAGGTCGGCCTGGCCGGCGAGGTCCGCCGCGTCGGCGGCCTGGAGAAGCGCCTCGCCGAGGCAGCCCGGCTGGGCTTCACCAAGGCGATCATTCCCGCCGACGTCCCGAACCGCTCGAAGGACTCCAAGCCGATGGACATGCAGGCCAAGTACGGTCTGCGCACCTTCGCCGCCGGCGACATCCGCGCCGCTCTGAGTGCCGCCGGCCTGGCCTGA
- a CDS encoding dihydrofolate reductase family protein: protein MRKIIHFVHTSLDGFIEGPDGAFDWPVMSPELSAYGSQLNEGTDTFLYGRVVWEMMSGFWPQAESMSDHPHDLAFAPIWRETAKLVVSTTLEKAGWNTTVIDSAEALADLKQQPGGNLLLTGGAALATSVEQLGLLDERHIVVHPVVLGGGKRLFPEGLPRRTATLVESRPLDDRVVLLRHALV from the coding sequence ATGCGCAAGATCATCCACTTCGTCCACACCTCGCTCGACGGCTTCATCGAGGGCCCGGACGGGGCGTTCGACTGGCCGGTGATGAGCCCGGAACTGTCGGCGTACGGGAGTCAGTTGAACGAGGGCACCGACACGTTCCTCTACGGCCGCGTGGTCTGGGAGATGATGTCGGGCTTCTGGCCGCAGGCGGAGTCGATGTCGGACCACCCGCACGACCTCGCGTTCGCGCCGATCTGGCGGGAGACCGCGAAGCTCGTCGTCTCGACCACGCTGGAGAAGGCCGGCTGGAACACCACGGTCATCGACTCGGCCGAGGCGCTCGCAGACCTCAAGCAGCAGCCCGGCGGCAATCTGCTGCTGACCGGTGGGGCCGCGCTCGCGACGTCGGTGGAGCAACTGGGGCTGCTGGACGAGCGCCACATCGTCGTTCACCCGGTCGTCCTGGGCGGTGGCAAACGCCTCTTCCCCGAGGGACTGCCCCGCCGTACCGCGACGCTGGTCGAGTCCCGCCCGCTGGACGACCGAGTGGTCCTGCTCCGCCACGCCCTGGTCTGA
- a CDS encoding ABC transporter substrate-binding protein, with translation MPTSRRAFLGASAALLAASCSGTPDALGLRRSVRVAVSWSGQELRAFHSVLDNLGRLDYPVEVVPLGDDISTAFGPRSARRPDLVMLPQPGLVAEHRSDLESMPDDLAGRGRALLWDELLVADGTTYGLPFKTANKSAVWYRPSVLEKAGLEPPTQWSEWLNVNRSLAASGIRPLALAAGDGWVLTDFLENVLLGSSPSTYQALATAAHPRLSEQPAFAAALRLLGTMWSAPGVLAGGVERSLVQQFPDAIVEVFGHRRAAMVLASDFAEPVVRSFAANPGDIAMFTFPPMSPGTAAPVVVGGDVMVLPKPAGDDARDLVRRLAAPAAVDPWIAAGGFLADGRTTGYSPELTRLAKQLVTPTASLQFDLSDRLGRLGDINGLWRVLTGFLVRIGGRGSDVVPDATEAALAELKKVES, from the coding sequence ATGCCGACTAGCCGCCGAGCCTTCCTCGGGGCCTCCGCCGCCCTCCTGGCCGCAAGCTGCTCCGGTACGCCGGACGCCCTCGGCCTGCGTCGTAGCGTGCGGGTCGCCGTGAGCTGGAGCGGCCAGGAACTGCGTGCCTTCCATTCGGTCCTCGACAACCTCGGGCGGCTCGACTATCCGGTAGAGGTCGTACCGCTCGGCGACGACATCTCCACGGCCTTCGGACCACGCTCCGCCCGTCGCCCCGACCTGGTGATGCTCCCTCAGCCCGGACTCGTCGCGGAGCACCGGAGCGACCTGGAATCGATGCCCGACGACCTGGCCGGCAGAGGCCGCGCCCTGCTCTGGGACGAGCTTCTGGTCGCCGACGGTACGACGTACGGGCTGCCGTTCAAGACAGCGAACAAGTCAGCGGTCTGGTACCGGCCCTCGGTGCTGGAGAAGGCGGGACTGGAGCCGCCCACCCAGTGGAGCGAATGGCTCAACGTGAACCGCTCACTGGCGGCCTCCGGCATCCGCCCGCTGGCACTGGCTGCTGGAGACGGCTGGGTGCTCACGGACTTCCTGGAGAACGTCTTGCTGGGTTCCTCACCGTCCACCTACCAGGCACTGGCAACTGCGGCACACCCCCGGCTCTCTGAGCAACCGGCGTTCGCTGCGGCGCTACGGCTGCTGGGGACGATGTGGTCAGCACCCGGCGTCCTGGCGGGCGGTGTCGAGCGGTCGCTGGTGCAGCAGTTCCCCGACGCGATCGTCGAGGTTTTCGGGCACCGCCGGGCGGCCATGGTCCTCGCGTCGGACTTCGCCGAGCCCGTGGTGCGTTCCTTCGCCGCGAACCCCGGTGATATCGCCATGTTCACCTTCCCGCCGATGTCGCCCGGTACTGCGGCCCCGGTGGTGGTCGGTGGCGACGTCATGGTGCTGCCGAAGCCGGCCGGCGACGATGCTCGCGACCTCGTCCGCCGACTGGCCGCACCCGCAGCTGTTGACCCATGGATCGCGGCAGGCGGCTTCCTGGCCGATGGGCGCACCACTGGCTACTCCCCTGAGCTCACGCGACTGGCGAAGCAGTTGGTCACGCCCACGGCGTCGCTGCAGTTCGACTTGTCCGACCGGCTCGGGCGGCTCGGTGACATCAACGGGCTGTGGCGGGTGTTGACCGGTTTCCTGGTGCGGATCGGCGGGCGCGGGAGCGACGTCGTACCGGATGCGACCGAAGCGGCACTGGCCGAGCTGAAGAAGGTGGAGAGCTGA
- the disA gene encoding DNA integrity scanning diadenylate cyclase DisA → MRATLAAVAPGTELREGLERILRGRTGALLVLGQDKVVDSISTGGFEIEVEFTATGLRELSKMDGAIILDRDMSRMLRAAVHLMPDPSIHTEETGTRHRTADRVARQTGFPVISVSQSMHIIALYVDDQRYVLEDSGAILSRANQALATLERYKLRLDEVSGTLSALEIEDLVTVRDVAAVAQRLEMVRRIATEIDGYVVELGTDGRLLTLQLNELVAGVAGERELVVRDYLPPAAGRRPKTADDVLLELDAVSPTDLLDIGQVARALQLGGAEQLDAAVTPRGYRLLAKVPRLPGAVIDRLIEHFGHLQKLLAASIDDLQTVDGVGENRARTVREGLSRLAESSILERYV, encoded by the coding sequence ATGCGTGCGACTCTCGCCGCGGTGGCGCCTGGTACCGAACTGCGTGAAGGCCTGGAACGAATCCTGCGGGGCCGTACCGGCGCCCTGCTGGTCCTCGGACAGGACAAGGTGGTCGACTCCATCTCGACCGGTGGGTTCGAGATCGAGGTGGAGTTCACCGCCACCGGTCTGCGCGAGCTCAGCAAGATGGACGGCGCGATCATCCTCGACCGCGACATGAGCCGGATGCTGCGCGCCGCCGTGCACCTGATGCCCGACCCGTCGATCCACACCGAGGAGACCGGCACCCGGCACCGCACCGCCGACCGGGTCGCCCGGCAGACCGGCTTCCCGGTCATCTCGGTCTCCCAGTCGATGCACATCATCGCGCTGTACGTCGACGACCAGCGCTACGTGCTGGAGGACTCCGGCGCCATCCTGTCCCGCGCGAACCAGGCGCTGGCCACCCTGGAGCGCTACAAGCTGCGCCTCGACGAGGTCTCCGGCACGCTGTCCGCGCTGGAGATCGAGGACCTGGTGACGGTCCGCGACGTCGCCGCCGTGGCCCAGCGGCTGGAGATGGTCCGCCGGATCGCGACCGAGATCGACGGGTACGTCGTCGAGCTCGGCACCGACGGCCGGCTGCTCACCCTGCAGCTCAACGAACTGGTCGCGGGTGTCGCCGGCGAGCGCGAGCTCGTCGTCCGGGACTACCTGCCGCCCGCCGCGGGCCGCCGTCCGAAGACCGCCGACGACGTCCTGCTGGAGCTCGACGCCGTCAGCCCGACCGACCTGCTCGACATCGGCCAGGTCGCGAGAGCCCTGCAGCTCGGTGGCGCCGAGCAGCTGGACGCCGCGGTCACCCCGCGCGGCTACCGCCTGCTGGCCAAGGTGCCGCGCCTGCCCGGTGCGGTGATCGACCGGCTGATCGAGCACTTCGGCCACCTGCAGAAGTTGCTGGCAGCAAGTATCGACGACCTGCAGACGGTCGACGGCGTCGGCGAGAACCGCGCCCGGACCGTTCGCGAGGGCCTGTCCCGGCTGGCCGAGTCGAGCATCCTCGAACGCTACGTCTGA
- a CDS encoding beta-ketoacyl-ACP synthase III, which produces MTGSRVVALGHYQPERVLTNAELSTMVETNDEWIQSRVGIRERRIAAPDEQVDEMAWRAAEKAIANSGLDIAEIDLVVVATCTAIDRSPNIAARVAARLGLGSPATLDVNTACSGFSHALATADHAIRAGAATKALVIGVEKLSDFTDWTDRTTCVLIGDGAGAAVLVATDEPEIGPVVWGSVPEMSDAVRIEGRDGKFAQEGQSVFRWTTTQLPVIARQVCEKGGVTPEELGGVVLHQANLRIIEPLAKRLGAVNAVIARDVVESGNTSAASIPIALSKLVERREIPAGAPVLLFGFGGGLSYAGQIIRCP; this is translated from the coding sequence ATGACCGGTTCCAGAGTTGTCGCCCTCGGCCACTACCAGCCCGAGCGGGTGCTCACCAACGCCGAGCTGTCCACCATGGTGGAGACCAACGACGAGTGGATCCAGAGCCGGGTCGGAATCAGGGAGCGCCGGATCGCGGCGCCGGACGAGCAGGTCGACGAGATGGCGTGGCGGGCCGCCGAGAAGGCGATCGCGAACTCGGGTCTCGACATCGCCGAGATCGACCTGGTCGTGGTCGCGACCTGTACGGCGATCGACCGGTCGCCGAACATCGCCGCCCGGGTGGCCGCCCGGCTCGGCCTCGGCAGCCCGGCCACGCTCGACGTGAACACCGCCTGCTCCGGTTTCAGCCACGCGCTCGCGACGGCCGACCACGCGATCCGCGCGGGCGCCGCGACCAAGGCGCTGGTGATCGGCGTCGAGAAGCTGAGCGACTTCACCGACTGGACCGACCGCACCACCTGCGTGCTGATCGGCGACGGCGCCGGCGCGGCCGTCCTGGTCGCCACCGACGAGCCCGAGATCGGGCCGGTCGTGTGGGGTTCGGTGCCGGAGATGTCCGACGCGGTCCGGATCGAGGGCCGCGACGGCAAGTTCGCCCAGGAGGGGCAGAGCGTCTTCCGCTGGACCACCACCCAGTTGCCGGTGATCGCCCGGCAGGTCTGCGAGAAGGGTGGCGTGACGCCGGAGGAGCTCGGCGGCGTGGTCCTGCATCAGGCCAACCTGCGGATCATCGAGCCGCTGGCCAAGCGCCTCGGCGCGGTCAACGCGGTGATCGCCCGCGACGTGGTCGAGTCGGGCAACACCTCGGCCGCCAGCATCCCGATCGCCTTGTCCAAGCTGGTCGAGCGGCGCGAGATCCCGGCCGGCGCGCCGGTCCTGCTCTTCGGTTTCGGCGGTGGGCTGTCCTATGCCGGCCAGATCATCCGCTGCCCGTAG
- a CDS encoding GNAT family N-acetyltransferase: protein MQRQDYTGPDDLRALQELVRRTYSVDSRFHVGDLAWEYSSAAPARQAGWRLALWREGNEVFAWGWVEGNDLLMVVDPARPDLATEVLAWFRESTEAESLGCSVLESETHLIEALAADGFRVHEGDPFFTHHTLALTDLSTPVVPAGFTLRPAQLHEVEQRAAVHRAAWSDLQPSKVTAQVMGAVMSTWPYRPELDWVVVAPDGEFVASALIWLDEENQAGLVEPVGCAPAYRRQGLAQAVNLGALHALRDLGGVEARVCPRGDDDYPQARRLYQSIGFQPGLRTVNHRLDL from the coding sequence ATGCAGCGGCAGGACTACACCGGCCCCGACGACCTCCGGGCCCTGCAGGAGCTGGTCCGGCGGACCTACAGCGTGGACTCGCGTTTCCACGTCGGCGATCTCGCCTGGGAGTACAGCTCGGCCGCTCCGGCCCGGCAGGCGGGCTGGCGGCTGGCGTTGTGGCGTGAGGGCAACGAGGTCTTCGCGTGGGGCTGGGTGGAAGGCAACGACCTCCTGATGGTCGTCGACCCTGCCCGGCCTGACCTGGCGACCGAAGTACTGGCCTGGTTCCGCGAGTCGACTGAGGCCGAGTCGCTCGGCTGCAGCGTGCTGGAGAGCGAGACCCACCTCATCGAGGCCCTGGCGGCGGACGGCTTCCGGGTCCACGAAGGCGACCCCTTCTTCACCCACCACACGCTGGCCCTCACCGACCTCAGTACGCCGGTCGTCCCGGCCGGCTTCACCTTGCGCCCCGCGCAGCTCCACGAGGTCGAGCAGCGCGCCGCCGTCCACCGTGCCGCGTGGTCGGATCTGCAGCCGTCCAAGGTGACAGCCCAGGTGATGGGTGCCGTGATGAGTACCTGGCCGTATCGCCCCGAGCTCGACTGGGTGGTCGTGGCGCCCGACGGGGAGTTCGTCGCCAGCGCTTTGATCTGGCTGGACGAGGAGAACCAGGCAGGTCTGGTCGAACCGGTCGGTTGCGCACCGGCGTACCGGCGGCAGGGGCTGGCGCAGGCCGTCAACCTCGGCGCACTGCACGCGTTGCGGGACCTCGGTGGCGTCGAGGCGCGGGTCTGTCCTCGCGGTGACGACGACTACCCGCAGGCGCGCCGGCTCTACCAGAGCATCGGCTTTCAGCCCGGCCTGCGCACGGTCAACCATCGATTGGACTTGTGA